From the genome of Pantoea alfalfae, one region includes:
- the dndC gene encoding DNA phosphorothioation system sulfurtransferase DndC, translated as MSKLIQAHDLADYEDFINQENFAGRPLAEYVSEVQRIYCADKRPWVIGYSGGKDSSAVITLVYLALLGLPPAMRQKDVFLVSSDTLVETPVVVDLIKKTMQRIEAGAKRAGLPITQHAVMPKTHETFWVNLLGKGYPAPTRSFRWCTERMKINPVSDFIKDKVSQFDEVIVVLGSRSSESASRAQVIAKHKIDGTRLARHTTLANAFIYTPIDTWDTEDVWKLLRGAFRYSPDDIDEWENPWGGNNRPLWTLYMDSSAQGECPLVIDDSTPSCGSSRFGCWTCTVVTKDKAMESLIQNGEVWMSPLLKYRDLLAFTTDPANKDTYRNYKRRSGKVSYQYAKDGEEISAERKHVPGPYWMKYRQQWLKDLLEIERDMNAQGHTITLITEPELHAIRQEWLKDPNEPDWYDALPGIYREVYQKDLNWVVDDQSRFDASDADLLMQISQGFDVEPEMVMKLIELEVSMEGLSRRQGIFDKLGTILRQDWGSLEEIKLQQEALQKRNDRDIHQGEVAQLEAELQILQRRIAEVSDSSLLTSEEKEHVN; from the coding sequence ATGAGTAAACTGATTCAGGCCCACGATCTGGCCGATTACGAAGATTTTATCAACCAGGAAAATTTTGCCGGGCGGCCCCTGGCAGAATACGTATCTGAAGTACAACGTATCTATTGTGCTGATAAGCGTCCATGGGTGATTGGCTACAGCGGGGGTAAAGATTCCAGCGCTGTCATTACTTTGGTATACCTCGCACTACTTGGACTACCGCCCGCTATGCGGCAGAAAGACGTGTTTCTTGTTTCGTCCGACACATTGGTAGAGACACCAGTCGTAGTGGATTTGATCAAGAAGACCATGCAACGAATTGAAGCCGGTGCTAAACGCGCTGGGCTTCCAATCACTCAGCATGCTGTCATGCCAAAGACCCACGAAACCTTCTGGGTCAATCTGCTAGGTAAAGGTTATCCGGCCCCTACCCGCAGTTTCCGCTGGTGTACTGAGCGCATGAAAATCAACCCGGTAAGCGATTTTATTAAAGATAAAGTCAGCCAGTTTGATGAAGTCATCGTTGTACTTGGATCACGTAGCAGCGAAAGCGCATCCCGCGCGCAGGTCATAGCCAAACACAAAATTGATGGTACCCGTCTGGCGAGGCATACCACTCTTGCAAATGCATTTATCTATACCCCTATCGATACCTGGGACACTGAAGACGTCTGGAAATTACTCAGAGGTGCATTTCGTTATTCTCCAGATGATATTGATGAGTGGGAAAACCCATGGGGTGGTAACAACCGTCCATTGTGGACACTGTACATGGACTCTTCAGCGCAAGGCGAATGTCCACTCGTTATCGATGACAGTACGCCATCTTGCGGTAGTTCACGCTTTGGATGCTGGACATGTACCGTGGTCACCAAAGATAAAGCGATGGAGAGCCTGATCCAGAATGGTGAAGTCTGGATGTCTCCATTACTGAAGTATCGCGATCTTCTGGCGTTCACCACTGATCCAGCAAATAAAGACACTTACCGTAACTATAAGCGCCGTAGCGGCAAGGTCAGTTATCAATACGCCAAAGATGGCGAGGAAATAAGTGCTGAACGTAAGCATGTACCAGGACCTTACTGGATGAAGTATCGTCAGCAATGGTTGAAAGATTTACTGGAAATTGAGCGAGATATGAATGCTCAGGGCCACACCATCACGCTTATCACTGAACCTGAACTACATGCTATTCGCCAGGAATGGTTAAAAGACCCGAATGAGCCCGATTGGTATGATGCCCTGCCGGGTATCTATCGGGAGGTCTACCAAAAAGATTTGAATTGGGTTGTAGACGACCAGTCAAGATTTGATGCCAGTGATGCTGACTTGCTAATGCAGATATCTCAAGGATTTGATGTTGAACCTGAGATGGTCATGAAGTTAATCGAACTGGAAGTATCTATGGAAGGCCTGAGCCGACGTCAGGGGATCTTTGACAAGTTAGGCACCATCCTGAGACAGGACTGGGGCAGTCTTGAAGAAATTAAGCTGCAACAAGAAGCATTACAGAAACGAAACGATCGGGATATACATCAGGGCGAAGTCGCTCAGTTAGAAGCCGAACTCCAGATATTGCAGCGCAGAATTGCCGAAGTAAGTGACTCGTCTCTGCTTACCAGTGAGGAAAAAGAACATGTTAATTAA
- a CDS encoding TolC family outer membrane protein: MKKIIIILHCILITQYSFAADQKLFSGSEPAINEAPAGFWGVFSKTPNPGTLPAGGSALADKLQINPAEIEMQPAASNGAESFPADWQAAIQLAVNHHPSISSSIATLESSGFTIDAAKAGYLPSIKAGITTGRQQDEGSGHIATVGLSQMLYDFGKTGSAVDQASAKYLRQQATVLMQIDTIIEQTALALNDVYRSTQLLDNSKKEVKALRDILALTQMRADAGASTRVDPVQAQARVEAAQAEQLDLEIKLQQQKYHLQSLLGQPVAEKKISAPISLLPLIERQNARIDLNRNPTILVAQADAAVALAELRNYKAQRYPTLSLEASTNKYIGDIADYQRHSQYQNVYLSVNSTLYQGGALVAQESASARALEAARTTIASKKLEISDQQRNYFQSVKGLQKNISLLTRRMKTIMETRSLYREQYLSLGNRNVLDLLNAEQEISRAQQDLINARCDLWASSVNYLVVTGMAREAFDLNNKVIQGLRIAP, from the coding sequence ATGAAAAAAATTATTATCATTTTGCACTGTATTCTTATTACCCAATATTCTTTTGCTGCCGATCAAAAACTTTTCTCAGGCAGCGAACCCGCCATTAATGAAGCACCGGCAGGTTTCTGGGGCGTATTTTCTAAAACACCAAATCCCGGCACCTTGCCTGCGGGCGGATCGGCGCTGGCAGACAAATTACAAATTAATCCGGCAGAAATTGAAATGCAGCCTGCAGCGTCGAACGGAGCTGAAAGCTTTCCGGCTGACTGGCAGGCGGCTATCCAGCTGGCGGTGAATCATCATCCCTCCATCAGCAGCAGCATTGCGACGCTGGAGTCATCAGGGTTCACCATTGATGCCGCAAAAGCGGGCTATCTGCCCTCCATAAAAGCGGGCATCACAACCGGTCGACAGCAGGATGAAGGCAGCGGCCATATCGCCACCGTCGGCCTCTCTCAGATGCTTTACGACTTTGGTAAAACCGGCAGCGCGGTCGATCAGGCCAGCGCGAAATATCTGCGCCAGCAGGCCACTGTTCTGATGCAAATCGACACCATTATTGAACAAACCGCACTGGCACTGAATGACGTTTATCGCTCGACGCAGCTGCTTGATAATTCGAAGAAAGAGGTGAAAGCCCTGCGGGATATCCTGGCGCTGACGCAAATGCGTGCCGATGCCGGAGCCAGCACACGGGTGGATCCGGTTCAGGCGCAGGCGCGTGTTGAAGCCGCCCAGGCAGAGCAACTGGATCTGGAAATCAAACTCCAGCAGCAGAAATACCATCTGCAATCCTTGCTGGGCCAGCCGGTTGCCGAAAAGAAAATATCCGCACCGATCTCGCTGCTGCCGCTGATTGAGCGTCAGAATGCCCGGATCGATTTAAACCGTAACCCGACTATTTTAGTCGCCCAGGCCGATGCCGCCGTGGCACTGGCTGAGTTACGTAATTACAAAGCGCAGCGCTATCCCACTTTATCGCTTGAAGCCAGCACCAATAAATATATCGGCGACATTGCGGATTATCAGCGCCATAGCCAGTACCAGAACGTTTATCTGTCTGTTAACAGTACGCTTTATCAGGGCGGCGCATTAGTGGCGCAGGAAAGTGCCAGTGCCCGCGCACTGGAAGCGGCCAGAACCACCATAGCCAGTAAAAAACTGGAGATCAGCGATCAGCAACGCAATTATTTCCAGAGCGTAAAGGGATTACAAAAAAATATCAGCCTGCTGACGCGCCGGATGAAAACGATTATGGAGACGCGCTCCCTTTATCGTGAGCAATATTTATCGCTGGGTAACCGAAACGTACTCGACTTACTTAACGCCGAGCAGGAAATAAGCCGTGCTCAGCAGGATTTAATTAATGCCCGCTGCGATCTGTGGGCCTCCTCGGTTAATTATCTGGTAGTAACCGGTATGGCACGTGAAGCATTTGATTTAAATAATAAGGTCATTCAGGGACTGCGCATTGCGCCGTAA
- a CDS encoding type I secretion system permease/ATPase has protein sequence MNTISDSENASAQPHAKKAYTPWLDALLLVAKHYRLDGSPERVKGEAEWHMQHLSQDALIENMARQLGLLVIFDAFDPDQLDPWRMPLIVDFGPRGVGVITTVGEDGQVSVMLSGEKQLQTTLSIEDLSQHAQRVLLAKPESSVPDARVDDYIKPHRADWLWQTILREWPAYVNVMFASLISNVLGLSAMLFTMQVYDRVIPSQSVPSLWVLFGGVMIALTCVFVMRIIRTHISDAAGKSADLRISDRVFGHALRIRNDQRPKSTGSFIAQIRELEQIRELITSTTISAIADLPFLIIFLFILWLLGGWLVLVPLAAIPLIVIPGLLAQGSLAKLSKATMRESAVRSAMLVETVQGMDDIKLLRAEPYFQNQWNHLNEVISKSSQKQRFVSGLLMSWTSEVQTVAYVSVVLVGAFFAMSGDLSTGVLIGCSMLASRMMAPLGQLAMIFGRWQQAKVAREGLENLLNSEVDQPERSIRIHRPRINGEYALSDVIYRYDPNSPDPVLTVKKLTIKAGEKVALLGRNGSGKSTLLQLMAGLLQPGEGVLLLDGVRLSSIDPLDVRRDVGLLTQNASLFYGTIRENLRLGMPLATEEEMLQALEISGALDFIQRLPEGMDYLLQEGGKGLSGGQRQQLLLARTLLRQPSVLLLDEPTAWLDDAAEKHLIERLMTWMGNRTLIIATHRPAVLQLVDRIMLMDKGRIARDGSKAEMLVTRPEASAAPHQGNVNVKPKGAQA, from the coding sequence ATGAACACAATATCTGACAGCGAAAATGCATCAGCACAGCCTCACGCGAAAAAGGCTTATACCCCCTGGCTCGACGCGCTGCTGCTGGTGGCGAAACATTACCGCCTTGATGGTTCACCTGAGCGGGTGAAAGGGGAAGCGGAATGGCACATGCAGCACCTTTCACAGGATGCCCTGATTGAAAATATGGCGCGCCAGCTCGGCCTGCTGGTCATTTTTGACGCGTTTGACCCGGATCAGCTCGATCCGTGGCGCATGCCGTTGATCGTCGATTTCGGTCCTCGCGGCGTCGGCGTCATCACCACGGTGGGCGAGGATGGCCAGGTCAGCGTGATGCTGAGCGGTGAAAAACAGCTGCAGACCACGCTGAGTATTGAAGATCTGTCGCAGCATGCACAGCGCGTACTGCTGGCGAAGCCGGAGTCTTCCGTGCCGGATGCGCGGGTGGATGACTATATTAAGCCACATCGTGCTGACTGGCTGTGGCAGACCATTCTTCGTGAGTGGCCAGCCTATGTAAACGTGATGTTTGCGTCGCTGATCTCCAACGTGCTGGGCCTCTCCGCGATGCTCTTCACCATGCAGGTGTATGACCGGGTGATCCCTTCCCAGTCGGTGCCCTCTCTCTGGGTGCTGTTTGGCGGCGTCATGATCGCCCTGACCTGCGTGTTTGTGATGCGTATCATCCGCACGCATATCTCTGATGCAGCCGGTAAAAGCGCGGACCTGCGCATCTCCGATCGCGTCTTTGGTCACGCGCTGCGGATCCGTAACGATCAGCGGCCCAAATCGACCGGATCGTTTATTGCCCAGATCCGCGAGCTGGAACAGATCCGTGAACTGATTACCTCGACCACCATTTCAGCAATTGCCGATCTGCCTTTTTTAATCATCTTCCTGTTTATCCTCTGGTTACTGGGTGGATGGCTGGTACTGGTTCCGCTGGCGGCGATTCCGCTGATTGTGATTCCGGGCCTGCTGGCGCAGGGTTCGCTGGCGAAGCTCTCCAAAGCGACCATGCGCGAGTCCGCAGTGCGCAGCGCTATGCTGGTTGAGACCGTACAGGGCATGGATGACATCAAGCTGCTGCGCGCAGAGCCCTACTTTCAGAACCAGTGGAATCACCTGAATGAGGTGATCAGTAAATCTTCACAGAAGCAGCGTTTTGTCAGCGGCCTGCTGATGAGCTGGACCAGTGAAGTCCAGACCGTTGCCTATGTCAGCGTGGTGCTGGTGGGTGCTTTTTTTGCCATGAGCGGTGACCTCTCTACCGGCGTGTTAATTGGCTGCTCGATGCTGGCGTCACGCATGATGGCACCGCTGGGCCAGCTGGCGATGATATTTGGCCGCTGGCAGCAGGCCAAAGTGGCGCGCGAAGGACTGGAGAACCTGCTCAACAGCGAGGTCGATCAGCCAGAGCGCAGCATCCGTATTCATCGCCCGCGCATTAACGGCGAATATGCGCTCTCTGACGTTATCTATCGCTACGACCCGAACTCCCCTGATCCGGTGCTGACGGTGAAAAAGCTGACCATTAAAGCCGGTGAGAAAGTGGCGCTGCTGGGGCGTAACGGGTCCGGTAAATCAACGCTGTTGCAGCTGATGGCAGGTCTGTTGCAGCCGGGTGAAGGTGTCCTGCTGCTGGATGGCGTGCGGCTTTCCTCCATTGACCCGCTGGATGTAAGGCGTGACGTCGGGCTGCTGACCCAGAACGCATCCCTGTTCTACGGCACAATTCGCGAGAACTTACGCCTGGGCATGCCGCTGGCGACAGAAGAGGAGATGCTTCAGGCCCTGGAGATCAGCGGCGCACTCGACTTTATTCAGCGCCTGCCGGAAGGCATGGATTATCTGTTACAGGAGGGTGGCAAAGGCTTGTCTGGCGGACAGCGTCAGCAGCTGTTGCTGGCACGCACCCTGCTCCGCCAGCCAAGCGTGCTGTTGCTGGATGAACCTACCGCCTGGCTGGATGATGCCGCTGAAAAACATCTGATTGAGCGGCTGATGACGTGGATGGGCAACCGTACGCTGATTATCGCCACGCATCGCCCGGCGGTATTGCAGCTGGTTGATCGCATCATGCTGATGGATAAAGGCAGGATTGCGCGGGATGGCTCAAAAGCAGAGATGCTGGTCACCCGGCCCGAAGCCAGTGCCGCGCCGCATCAGGGCAACGTCAATGTTAAACCGAAGGGAGCACAGGCATGA
- a CDS encoding CDP-diacylglycerol diphosphatase — MSRLTGRNPLNGKLLWRCRSLPLVIALLLTGCARSDALWTVTHDLCMNNYHYRRDPAPCQQIYLPQDSTQGYSIIQNPRHRLHFILVPTVAMSGIESITLSRPGRPDYFGYAWLMRYRLMAAYGAKVPEDRLGMALNSAYGRSQNQLHIHLTCLREDVYRQLQAERPYIHNDWRPLPDRLLNHTYYARRVMQPTAMGIYPVSSVARHFNLSPPQLAESGVALIPTTFSGEKGFILLTTRRGWDKGNRASVESLLDKRCAILSTPPADVSAAE, encoded by the coding sequence TTGAGTCGCCTGACCGGACGCAATCCGCTGAACGGGAAATTGTTGTGGCGATGCCGTTCTCTGCCGCTGGTCATTGCGCTGCTGCTGACAGGATGCGCCCGCTCTGACGCGCTGTGGACGGTCACGCATGACCTCTGCATGAATAACTATCACTACCGTCGCGATCCGGCACCCTGCCAGCAAATCTATCTGCCGCAGGACAGCACACAGGGCTACAGCATCATCCAGAATCCTCGCCACAGGCTGCACTTTATTCTGGTGCCGACGGTAGCGATGTCCGGCATTGAGAGCATTACGTTGTCGCGCCCTGGACGTCCCGATTATTTCGGCTACGCCTGGTTAATGCGCTATCGTCTGATGGCGGCCTATGGCGCTAAAGTGCCTGAGGATCGGCTTGGCATGGCGCTGAATTCCGCTTATGGCCGCAGCCAGAATCAACTGCATATTCATCTGACCTGCCTGCGGGAAGATGTTTATCGCCAGCTTCAGGCCGAGCGCCCCTATATTCATAATGACTGGCGACCCTTGCCCGACCGTTTGCTGAATCACACCTACTATGCCCGTCGCGTTATGCAACCGACGGCGATGGGGATCTATCCTGTCTCCTCCGTGGCGCGCCATTTCAATCTATCGCCGCCGCAGCTGGCGGAGTCTGGTGTGGCGCTCATCCCGACGACGTTCTCGGGAGAAAAAGGGTTTATCCTGCTAACCACCCGGCGCGGCTGGGATAAGGGCAATCGGGCGTCCGTTGAGTCGCTGCTGGATAAACGCTGCGCAATTCTTTCAACACCGCCAGCTGATGTTTCAGCTGCGGAGTAA
- the symE gene encoding endoribonuclease SymE, which produces MTDAHSIAQLSEPEVSPANNRKLTVSYASRYPDYSRVPAITMKGQWLEADGFATGTAVDVKVMEGCIVLTARQESGLMQSLRQVCKLSARKQKQVQEFIQVIVGKQKVV; this is translated from the coding sequence ATGACTGACGCCCATTCTATTGCACAACTGTCTGAACCAGAAGTCTCTCCTGCAAATAACCGGAAATTAACGGTTAGCTATGCAAGCCGATATCCGGATTACAGCCGGGTACCCGCCATCACCATGAAAGGACAATGGCTGGAAGCTGACGGTTTTGCCACTGGCACAGCAGTAGATGTAAAGGTAATGGAAGGTTGTATCGTGCTCACCGCCCGGCAGGAGAGCGGACTGATGCAGTCGCTGCGCCAGGTGTGCAAGCTGTCGGCGCGGAAACAAAAGCAGGTGCAGGAGTTTATTCAGGTTATTGTCGGTAAACAGAAAGTCGTCTGA
- a CDS encoding HlyD family efflux transporter periplasmic adaptor subunit, which translates to MSFSLFRKKKHQRSRQRVSSGGLIIMSVLVMLLLFFVWASNFELDEVTVGVGKVVPSSHEQIIQSLEGGILKELKVHEGDVVEAGQVLALLDPTQIDSGVQESTSRLRAALATAARLQAETAGTPLTFPPEVLADPSLVAAETALYHSRRENYSKTISGLTEALRLINRELQLTSSLVAKGAASNVEVLRLKRQANDLQSKLNDAENNYIVQAREELAKANAEAASQRSIIIGRADSLKRTVIVTPVRGIVKDIEVNTVGGVIPQRGNLMEIVPLDEQLMIEAQIAPRDVAFITPGQRAVVKLTAYDYNIYGGLEGKVASISPDTIQDEVHRDQYYYRVYIRTDKDYLVNKKGKKFPVYPGMIAMGEIHTGSKTIMEYLMKPLNRAKEALRER; encoded by the coding sequence ATGAGTTTCTCCTTATTCCGTAAAAAGAAGCATCAGCGTTCCCGTCAGCGCGTCTCTTCCGGCGGCCTGATCATCATGTCGGTGCTGGTCATGCTGCTGCTGTTCTTTGTCTGGGCTTCTAACTTTGAACTGGATGAAGTCACCGTTGGTGTCGGCAAAGTGGTACCCAGCTCACACGAGCAGATCATCCAGTCGCTGGAAGGCGGGATCCTCAAAGAGCTGAAGGTTCACGAAGGCGATGTGGTTGAGGCGGGCCAGGTGCTGGCCCTGCTGGATCCCACCCAGATTGACTCCGGTGTGCAGGAAAGCACGTCGCGTTTACGCGCAGCGCTCGCGACGGCGGCCCGCTTACAGGCTGAGACGGCAGGCACGCCGCTGACCTTTCCGCCGGAAGTTTTAGCGGATCCGTCCCTGGTGGCCGCTGAGACGGCGCTTTATCACTCGCGTCGTGAGAACTACAGCAAAACCATCAGCGGCCTGACTGAAGCGCTGAGGCTGATTAACCGCGAACTGCAGCTGACCTCTTCCCTGGTGGCAAAAGGCGCGGCAAGCAATGTGGAAGTGCTGCGCCTGAAACGTCAGGCTAACGACCTGCAAAGTAAGCTCAACGACGCGGAAAATAACTACATCGTGCAGGCCCGTGAAGAGCTGGCGAAAGCCAACGCCGAAGCGGCATCTCAGCGATCGATTATCATCGGGCGGGCGGACTCACTGAAGCGCACGGTTATCGTCACGCCGGTCAGAGGAATCGTTAAAGATATCGAGGTGAACACGGTCGGCGGCGTGATTCCGCAGCGCGGCAATCTGATGGAAATTGTGCCGCTGGATGAGCAACTGATGATTGAGGCGCAGATTGCCCCGCGCGATGTCGCCTTTATCACACCCGGCCAGCGTGCCGTGGTGAAACTCACGGCCTACGACTACAACATCTATGGCGGTCTGGAGGGCAAAGTGGCCTCTATTTCACCCGACACCATTCAGGATGAAGTTCATCGCGACCAGTACTATTACCGCGTCTACATCCGCACCGATAAGGATTATCTGGTCAATAAAAAAGGGAAAAAGTTTCCGGTTTATCCGGGGATGATCGCGATGGGTGAGATCCATACCGGCAGTAAAACCATCATGGAGTATCTGATGAAACCGCTGAACCGGGCGAAGGAAGCGCTGCGGGAGAGGTAA
- the dndB gene encoding DNA sulfur modification protein DndB translates to MANFDTDYCYSFPAVRGIQAGRPFYIATCPMRIIPKIFSFDENEVPPELRAQRTLNKARIPEMVRYLLENPSDYVFSALTASIAVDVQFDEYSGSNNLGTLRVPMEAQILINDGQHRRKAIEDALDARPELGQDNIPVLFFVDEGLKRSQQMFADLNKYAIRPSPSLATLYDHRDISSNLSRYLAMNIEPFIGLTEMEKSSISKFSNKLFTLSSIKQATRSLLGKEPKANDVEQCSDLAALYWQAIFQVMPDWQLAAKKEVSPAQLRQEYVHAHGIGLQALGLLGHCLLSEHPDSWQKIICELREFDWRKSSPELTKRAMQHGKLSKTTASIQLTCNALKIALSLPLSNEEQELEAQMVIS, encoded by the coding sequence ATGGCGAACTTTGACACTGATTATTGCTACTCTTTCCCCGCTGTCAGAGGAATCCAGGCAGGCAGACCGTTCTATATCGCTACCTGCCCAATGCGCATAATCCCCAAAATTTTCAGTTTTGACGAAAATGAAGTACCGCCTGAGTTGCGTGCACAAAGAACACTCAATAAAGCCCGTATACCTGAAATGGTCCGCTACTTACTTGAAAATCCAAGTGATTATGTTTTTTCAGCTCTAACTGCTTCCATTGCAGTAGATGTGCAGTTCGATGAGTATTCGGGTTCCAATAACTTAGGGACTTTGCGGGTGCCCATGGAGGCACAAATTTTAATCAATGATGGGCAGCATCGCAGGAAAGCGATAGAAGACGCACTGGATGCAAGGCCTGAGTTGGGACAAGATAATATTCCCGTATTATTCTTTGTAGATGAAGGGCTTAAACGCAGTCAGCAAATGTTTGCTGATTTGAATAAATATGCCATCAGGCCAAGCCCTTCTCTTGCTACACTTTACGACCACAGAGATATCAGTTCGAACTTATCACGATATCTGGCTATGAATATCGAGCCTTTTATCGGACTAACTGAAATGGAAAAATCCAGCATCAGTAAGTTTTCAAACAAACTCTTCACCTTAAGCAGCATCAAGCAAGCTACGCGTTCTCTGCTGGGAAAAGAACCTAAAGCCAATGATGTTGAGCAGTGTTCTGACCTTGCGGCCCTCTACTGGCAAGCGATATTTCAGGTCATGCCAGACTGGCAATTAGCTGCAAAAAAAGAGGTATCTCCTGCTCAACTTCGCCAGGAGTATGTTCATGCACACGGCATAGGTCTTCAGGCTCTGGGTTTACTGGGTCACTGCCTGCTCTCAGAGCACCCTGACTCATGGCAAAAAATAATTTGTGAGCTTAGAGAGTTTGACTGGCGTAAAAGCAGCCCAGAGCTTACAAAACGTGCAATGCAACATGGTAAACTCAGTAAGACGACGGCATCTATCCAGCTTACCTGCAATGCTCTTAAAATCGCCTTATCGCTCCCCCTTTCAAATGAAGAACAAGAGCTCGAAGCTCAAATGGTTATCTCATGA
- a CDS encoding contact-dependent growth inhibition system immunity protein, which translates to MKNLNIAGLDSLIAIYFGQDYDLFGSGESVDAQINAWIADSTAASRHGLIGDIEQFMRESDNLEEDFKSRYGAEFSTDLWETTPAEFLMLLKQKVSASLF; encoded by the coding sequence ATGAAAAACCTTAACATAGCCGGACTTGATAGCCTAATCGCCATTTACTTTGGACAGGACTATGATTTGTTCGGTAGTGGTGAAAGTGTAGATGCTCAAATCAACGCATGGATTGCAGATTCCACAGCTGCTTCCCGACATGGCTTGATTGGTGATATTGAGCAGTTTATGAGGGAGAGTGACAACCTGGAGGAGGACTTTAAAAGCCGCTATGGCGCGGAGTTTTCTACAGACTTATGGGAAACTACGCCTGCAGAATTCCTGATGCTTTTGAAGCAAAAGGTTAGTGCATCTCTTTTTTAA